The Couchioplanes caeruleus nucleotide sequence GATCTCGTCGCCCACGACCGCGCCGGTGAGCGCATCCTGGAAGGCCTGCTCGTCGACGCCGAGAAGCGGCTGCACGACGAGGGGATCGCCGGGGAGATCTACCTGTTCAAGAACAACACCGACTCGGCCGGCAACTCGTACGGGTGCCACGAGAACTACCTCGTGTCGCGCCACGGGGAGTTCGGCCGGCTCGCCGACGTCCTCATCCCGTTCCTGGTCACCCGGCAGCTGATCTGCGGCGCCGGCAAGGTCCTGCAGACGCCGCGCGGCGCGGTGTTCTGCCTCTCGCAGCGCGCCGAGCACATCTGGGAGGGCGTCTCCAGCGCCACCACCCGCAGCCGGCCGATCATCAACACCCGCGACGAGCCGCACGCCGACGCCGAACGGTACCGGCGCCTGCACGTCATCGTCGGCGACTCCAACATGAACGAGGTCACCACGCTGCTCAAGGTCGGCAGCGCCGACATCGTGCTGCGGATGATCGAGGCCGGCGTGGTCATGCGCGACCTGTCGCTGGAGAACCCGATCCGGGCGATCCGCGAGGTCAGCCACGACGTCACCGGCCGCCGCAAGATCCGGCTGGCGAACAACAAGGAGGTCAGCGCCCTCGAGATCCAGCAGGAGTACCTCGCGAAGGCGACCGAGTTCGTCGAGCGCCGCGGCGGCGACCAGACCGCCAAGCGGGTCGTCGAGCTGTGGGGCCGGGTGCTCTCGGCGATCGAGAGCGGCGACCTCGACCCCGTCTCCCGCGAGATCGACTGGGTGTCGAAGTACAAGCTGATCGAGCGCTACCAGGCCAAGCACGAGATCCCGATGTCGCACCCGCGGATCGCCCAGCTGGACCTGGCGTACCACGACGTGCGCCGCGGCCGCGGCCTGTACGCGCTGATGGAGAAGCGCAAGCAGGTCGACCGCATCTCCAACGACCTGGAGATCTTCGAGGCGAAGGAGACGCCGCCGCAGACCACCCGCGCCCGGCTGCGCGGCGAGTTCATCCGGCACGCCCAGGAGAAGCGCCGCGACTTCACCGTCGACTGGGTGCACCTCAAGCTGAACGACCAGGCGCAGCGCACGGTGCTGTGCAAGGACCCGTTCCGGGCGTACGACGAACGGGTCGAGCGGCTGATCGCCAGCATGTGACGAGGGGCTAGGCTGGTCGGGCCATGACGACGCACGAGCCCGGCCAGCAGCCGCCCGCGGAGAAGCGCGGGCGCAGCCTCGACGACATCCTGCGGGCGCGCGCCGGGCGCCGCCGCGAGCGGATCCGCAGCGAGATCGCCCGCAACCGCAAGGGCGACCACCGGGTCCCGACGTGGGTGATGGCGGTGGGCGTCGCCGCGATGCTGCTCGCCTGGGCCTGGCTGATCTACTCGTCCTGACCGCCGGGCGCGCCCGGGGCAAGAAGCAAGCCGCGCCGGCGGCGAGAACCAGCCGGCGGCGTGCCGGGTGGGCCCGGCCAGGAAACGAGCCGCGCCAGCGGCGAAACCAGCCGGCGGCGTGCTGGGTGGGCCGGCCAGGAAACGAGCCGCGTCGGCGGCGGAAGCCAGCCGGTGGGATGCCGGCCCGGCCGTTCAGGGGGCGAGCAGCGACGCCGCGTGCCGGCCGGCGACCGCGGCGGACACGAAGTAGGCGTGGTCCTCCGCCAGGCCGCGGCCCATGGTCGACAGCTTCACCGGGCTCTCCAGCAGCGCCGCGTCCAGGCCGTGCGTCGCGACCTCCACGATGCGGTGCAGCGTCGCCAGCGGCGCGAGCGCGTCGGTGACCTCCTTGGCCAGGTCCGCCGCCAGGTCGTCGGGGACCGGCAGGTCGGCGGGGACGAGCGCGACCTTTCCGTACGCGGTGAGGCTGTGGTGGGACAGGCCGCGGTGGCGGGGACGGGCGTCGCCGTCGGAGATGCGCAGGGAGCCCACCGGACGGCCACCGAGCGCGACGATGGCGTTCACCGCCTCGCCGAGCGCCACCCCGGAGAAGCCCCACGTCGTGCCCGTGCCCAGGTTGCCGGGGCCCTGGGCGACGATCGCCACGTCGGCGTGCAGGACGTGCCGGGCCGCCAGCAGCCCGGTGTGGACCGTGCTCGCCTCCAGGTCGCCGCCGAACGCCTGGCCGGTGGTGACCGTCCCGGCGAGGTGGTCGCGCAGGCCGTGCAGGGTGCGGGAGAACCAGGCCGGCAGCGCGCCGCCGTCGGTCATCACGTACGCGACGCGGGCGTCCGGGCGGTCGGCGTGGATGCCGGCGAGGACGGCCGGCAGCGCGGAGTGCAGATCCGCCGTGACCACGGGCATGTCGTCGAGGCTCTCGGCGGCGGCCATCGCCTCGCGGTGCGGGGACGCCTCCTCGTCGACGCCCAGCCGGATGGCCTGCAGCGGCGTGTAGCGCGCTTTGACCAGGTGGCCTGCGTCGCGGGAGGTGCCGTCGCCGGCCGGGTCCGGGGGCAGCCGGTCGGGCAGGGCCACCACCAGCGCGTACCCGCCGGTGCCGAGGCCCATGACGAGCGCGCCCACGTTGAGCAGGACGCGGTCGCCGGGTTCCGGGGCGCCGGTCAGGTCGGGGTACGCGAGCGCCTTCAGCGGGCCGTCGTCGGTGGCGACCTCCAGCTCGACGGCTCCGCGCCACTGTCGTCGTACCGAAGAGACAATTCCCGACCGCCAGCGCACCATGGCGGCGACCCTATAGGTCCACCCCGCCGTCGCGGTGGTTGAGGCCCGCCCGTCCGCGCGTCGGGTCGAGGAAGACGTAGCGGATCCCGGGGTACCGGGCCCGCAGCCGCCGTTCGGCCTCGTCGGAGGCCTCCTCGATCTGGCCGCCGGTGATGTGGTCCTCGAAGTCGACCTTCGCGGCGACGAGGATCTCGCCGGGGCCGAGCTGCATGGTGAGCAGCGTCGGCACGGCCGTCACCACGTCGAGGGCGGCGAGGTCGTCGGCGATCTGGTTGTGCATGCGGCGCGGCACCGCGCGGCCGACCAGCAGCGACACGTTGGCCCGGGCCAGCACCGTGGCGACCACGAGCAGCAGCAGACCGATCAGGATGGAAGCGATGCCGTCCCAGGTCTCGGAGCCGGTCAGCTGCGCCAGCCCGATGCCGGCGGCGGCGAGCAGCAGGCCGATCAGCGCCGCGGAGTCCTCGAAGTAGACGGCCTTGACCGTGGTGTCCGAGGTGAGCCGCAGGAAGCGGCGCTTGCTGATGCCCCAGCGCTCCGATTCCCCCTTCACCTGCCGCTGCGCCTTCAGCCAGGAGGTGCCCTCGGCCACGAACGAGACCGCGAGCACGATGTACGAGATCAGGTAGTGGCCGCTGTGCTCGCCGCTGATGATCGTCGTCACGCCGTGGTAGATGGAGAACCCGGCGCCGCCGATGAACGTGAACAGCGCGGCGATGAACGCCCAGACGAAGCTCTCCTTGCCGTACCCGAAGGGGTGTTCCTCGTCGGCGGGCTTGCCGCCGCGGCGCAGGGCGACGAACAGGAACACCTCGGTGACCGTGTCGGCCAGCGAGTGCGCGGCCTCCGAGAGCATCGCGGCGGAGCCGGAGATCAGGCCGGCGACGAACTTGGCGGCGGCGATGACCAGGTTGGCGAGCCCGGCGACGATGACGGTGCCGACGCTCTCGTTCTCCGGACCGCCCCCGGCGCCCGGCTCGGCGGGGGCCGGCAGCGCGGCCGCGGCGGCCAGGCCCACGGGGGCAGCGGCGGGGTCGTCCCGGGAGACGTCGGTGCGGGGAGTCTCGGTCACGCGAGCAGACTTCCCCTTGTCGGATACAGATAACCGCCCGCGGGCCGCGGATGCCGCCACATCCGCGCTGGGCTGCTAGCGTTTCGGTCGTGTCGCGGACCCGTACCGAGCGCCTGGTGAACCTGGTGATCTGTCTGCTGTCCACGCGACGGTTCCTGACCGCCGCGCAGATCGCCGCGACCGTGCCCGGGTACGAGCACGACCCCGAGGACCCGCGCGACCACGAGGCGTTCCAGCGCAAGTTCGAACGCGACAAGGCCGAGCTGCGGGAGCTGGGCGTGCCGCTGGAGACCGGACTGGCGAGCGCCTTCGACACCGAGCACGGCTACCGGATCGCCCACCGTGAGTACGCGCTGCCCGACATCCCGCTCGAGCCGGACGAGGCCGCCGCCGTGGGCATCGCCGCGCGGTTGTGGCAGCACGCCGGTCTGGCGGCCGCCGCGTCGTCCGGGCTGGCCAAGCTGCGCGCCGCCGGCGTCGAGGTGGACCCGCAGGCCACGCTCGGGGTGGAGCCGGTGGTCACCGTCGACCCGGCGTTCGGCCCGCTGACCGCCGCGGCGCGGGCCCGGCGCGCGGTGACGTTCTCCTATCGCGTACCGGAGGTGGACGAGCCGTCCAGCCGGCGTCTGCAGCCGTGGGGCGTGGTGTGCTGGCAGGGCCGCTGGTACGTCGTCGGCCACGACCGTGACCGGGACGCGACCCGCTGCTTCCGGCTGTCCCGCATCGTCGGCTCGGTGCGCGCCGTGGGCCCGGAGGGCGCGTTCACGCCGCCCGCGGACGTCGACCTGATCAGCCACGTCGCCCGCTGGTCGGGCCCGACGGAGCGCACCGGCCGGGCCACCGTTCGCGTCCGCCCCGGGCGGGCCGCGGGGCTGCGGCGGCTGGCCGTCGAGACGGTGCCCGGGCCCGACGGCGACCGGCTGACGATCCCGTATTCGGACGTCGAGTGGCTGGCCTCGCGGCTGGTCGGGTACGGCGCCGACGTGCGCGCGGACGGCCCGCCGGAGCTGCGTGAGGCCGTGATCCAGCAGCTCAAGGAGGTCGTCGCCCGGCACGAGCCGGCCGCCGCGGGAGCCGTGTCGTGACCCCGCAGCAGCGCACCCCCGCGGGCCGCGCGTCGGCCGACCGGCTGGGGCGGCTGCTCAACCTCGTGCCGTACCTGCTGGCGCGCCCGGGCATCGCGGTGGCCGAGGCCGCCGCCGACTTCCGGATCAGCGAGCGCCAGCTGCGCGAGGACCTGGAGCTGCTGTGGGTCTGCGGGCTGCCCGGGTACGGGCCCGGCGACCTGATCGACATGGCGCTCGACGGGGACCGGGTCACGATCACCTACGACGCGGGGATCGACCGGCCGCTGCGGCTCAACCCGGACGAGGCGCTCGCGCTGGTGGTGGCGTTGCGGATGCTGGCCGAGACACCCGGCATCGGCTCCCGCGACGCCATCGAGCGGGCCCTCGCGAAGATCGAGAACGCCGCCGGGGATCTCGCCGACGCGCCGGTGGCCGTCCGCCTGCCCGCCAACACGCAGCGCGTGGACGCCATCCGCGGGATCGTCGAGCGCCGCCACGCCATGCGCATCACCTATTACACGCCCGCGCGCGACGAGACCACCGAGCGCATCGTCGACCCGATGCGCGTGCTGATGGTCGGCAACCGCGCGTACCTGGAGGCCTGGTGCCGGCGCGCCGAGGGCACCCGGCTGTTCCGCCTCGACCGCATCGACGCGTTCACCGAGCTGGACGAGCCGGCCGCCCCGCCGGCCCGCGCGGTCCCGCACGACGTGACCGACGGCGTGTTCCACCCCGGCCAGGACCTGCCGCTGGTGACCGTGCGCGTCGGGCGCGGCAGCCGCTGGATCACCGAGTACTACCCGTGCGAGGAGGTCCGGCGCGACGGCGACGAGTGGGTCGTGACGATGCGCGTGACCGACCTGGGCTGGGCGCAGCGGCTGCTGCTGGGCCTCGGTTCCGACGTGACAGTCGTCGGCCCGGCCGCCCTGGTCGAGCGCATCCGCGAGCAGGCCGCGCTGGCCCTGGACCAGTACGCGGCCCCGGTGACCGGAAAGGCTTAGAGTGTCCGCCATGGTGACGTGGATCGTGGTGGGGGTCGTCGTGCTCGGGCTCGTCGTTCTCGGGGCGGCGGTGATGACCGTGGTCGGTCGCCTGTCGGCGCTGGACCGGGCGATGCGGCGGCTGCTGCTGCGCCGGGAGCAGGCCGAGAAGCTGCAGGCCGGCGCGGCGGCGCTGGAGCGTTCCGTGGCGGAGCTGCAGGAGCGGGCGGCCATCGCCGAGGAGCAGGTCGCCATCATCAAGGCCGGGCGCGGGGAGCCGCACGGTAAACACTCTTCACAGAAGGCCGGGCTGTCGTGGTAGCGTGCGGCGTTCCCGGCGCGTTGTCCGAAAATTCCTCGGACCGGCGGCCAAACAAACAGGTCCGGCAGGGGTCACTCGCAACAACCACACGTACGATGGACCCCGCACCGTCCTGAAGCACCCTGATCCAACCGACTGGAGTTTCCCATGGGCGCCCTCAAGCCATGGCACATCGCCGTCTTCGTTGTCGTGCTCGTGCTGCTGTTCGGCGCGAAGCGCCTGCCGGACGCCGCCCGGTCCCTGGGCCGGTCGCTGCGGATCATCAAGGCGGAGACGAAGGGCCTCGTGGACGACGACAACACCGTCGCCGAGAAGGCCGAGCCGCAGTTCTCGCACCAGCCGCTGCCGCCGAACGGTGCCCAGCAGGGTTACCAGCCCGGCTACCAGCAGCAGGGCTACCAGCAGCAGCCGGGCCAGCCGTACCAGCAGCCGGGTCAGCCGTTCCAGCAGCAGCCGCAGCAGCCGCCGGCCCAGCCGTACGTCGACCCCGTGCAGCGCACCAACGACCGCTGACGCACCATGGCCATCTCCCTGCGCCGTCAGGGGCCGAGCAAGTTCCAGCAGGCCGCCGACGGCTCGATGACCCTGATCGACCACGTCCGGGAGCTGCGTAACCGGCTCTTCTGGGCGGCGATCGGCATCGTCGCCGGCCTCATCGTCGGCTTCCTCATCTCCGAGTGGGTCTTCGACATCCTGCGGGAGCCGTACTGCTCGCTGGACAGCTCCTGGATCATCAACTCCAAGGGCGAGCGGGTCTGCAACTTCGTCGTGCTCGGGGTCGTCGACCCGCTGATCGTCAAGCTGAAGATCGCCCTGTGGGTCGGCCTCATCGTCGGCTCGCCGGTCTGGATGTTCCAGCTGTGGGCGTTCGTCGCCCCCGGCCTGCACAGGCACGAGCGCAAGTGGGCGTACGTCTTCGTCAGCATCGCGGCGCCGCTGTTCGTCGGCGGCGTCACTCTCGCGTACTTCGTCGTCAAGCACAGCCTGGCGTTCATCCAGAAGGCCGGGATCCTCGGCGTGACGACGCAGCTGGAGGTCAGCGCGTACGTCGGCTTCGTGACGAACATGCTGCTGATCTTCGGCGCGGCCTTCGAGTTCCCGCTCGTGCTCCTCATGCTCAACTTCACCGGCGTGGTCAGCGCGCGGCGCCTGATGAGCTGGTGGCGCGTCGTCGTCTTCCTGTCGTTCGCGTTCGCCGCGATCGCCACGCCAGACCCGGGTCCGTTCGGCATGACGCTGCTCGCGACGTGCATGGTCCTGCTGTACCTGATCGCGGTCGGGGTGGCGGCGATCAACGACAAGCGCAAGGGCCGCGGCAAGGAGATCTACGGCGACCTCGACGACGACCAGATCTCGCCGCTGGAGGAGGAACGCGTGCCGGTGGGCGTGTCCGACCGGGTCGACGCGCCGGCCCCGGTGGAGTCGCCCGAGCCCGTGGCGAAACCGTTGCCCCTGGAGAGCCGTTTCGACGACATGACCTGACCCGCCGGCCGGTACATTCGGCGGCTGTGAGCGGCAGAGACGACATCGCGGTGCTGGCCAACCCCCAGGCGGGGCGCGGCCGGCACCGCGGTCTGCTGTCCGGGATCGTCGATCGGCTCGGCGCCGGCGGGCGGCCGGTGCGGGTGCTGGACGCCCGGACCGCCGAGGACGCCGAGAAGCTCTGCCACCGGGCGGTCGCCGAGGGTGTCACGGCGCTGGTCGCGGTGGGCGGGGACGGCACCCTGCACCGGGCGCTGCAGGCCGTGGCGGGGACGCCGGCCGGCTTCGGGGTGGTTCCCGCCGGCACCGGCAACGACTTCGCGGCGGCTGTGGGCGTACCGTCGGATCCTCTGCAGGCCGCGGAGGCGATCGCCGCAGCGTTACGTGCCGGGCGGGACCGTGCCGTTGATCTTGCAAGGGTGACCACCGCGGCGGGTGACGTGCGCTGGTTCGCCGCGGTCCTGGCCGCCGGGTTCGACGCGGTCGTCAACGAGCGCGCCAACCGGATGCGGTGGCCGCGCGGACCCCGCCGCTACGACCTCGCGATCATGCTGGAGATGGCCCGGCTGCGGGCGCGGCCCTACACGCTGGAGATCGACGGCGCCGACCACAGCTTCACCGGGGTGCTCGTCGCGGTCGGAAACTGCCCCAGCTACGGCGGCGGGATGCGGATCTGCCCGGACGCCGACCCCGGCGACGGGCTGCTCGACGTCGTGATCGCCGGGCGGCTCGGGCGGGGTGCGCTCGTGCGGCTCAAGCCCCGCCTGCGGCGCGGCACCCACGTGAGCGACCCGCGGGTGCACAGCTTCCGGGCCCGGCGCGTGCGGATCGACGCGCCCGGGATCGTCGGGTACGCCGACGGCGAACGGATCGCCGCGTTGCCGCTCGACGTCGGCTGCGAGCCGGGAGCCGTACGGTTGCTGCTCTGATCCCGGTGTCAGCGGCCGGGCCGGCGCGCCGAACGGGGAGGGGTAAGCGGCGTCATCCTCGAGGAGGCAGCATGTCGGTCGGGTCGCTCAGTTCCAGCGTGCTCTCGCAGGCGTACCTCGGCTCCGCCGACGCGGCCGCCACCAAGAAGGCGCCGGAGTCCGGCGGCGAAGCGACCATCGCCGACCACG carries:
- the pafA gene encoding Pup--protein ligase; translation: MERRIFGLETEYGVTCTYRGQRRLSPDEVARYLFRRVVSWGRSSNVFLRNGARLYLDVGSHPEYATPECDSVTDLVAHDRAGERILEGLLVDAEKRLHDEGIAGEIYLFKNNTDSAGNSYGCHENYLVSRHGEFGRLADVLIPFLVTRQLICGAGKVLQTPRGAVFCLSQRAEHIWEGVSSATTRSRPIINTRDEPHADAERYRRLHVIVGDSNMNEVTTLLKVGSADIVLRMIEAGVVMRDLSLENPIRAIREVSHDVTGRRKIRLANNKEVSALEIQQEYLAKATEFVERRGGDQTAKRVVELWGRVLSAIESGDLDPVSREIDWVSKYKLIERYQAKHEIPMSHPRIAQLDLAYHDVRRGRGLYALMEKRKQVDRISNDLEIFEAKETPPQTTRARLRGEFIRHAQEKRRDFTVDWVHLKLNDQAQRTVLCKDPFRAYDERVERLIASM
- a CDS encoding DUF3866 family protein, which produces MVRWRSGIVSSVRRQWRGAVELEVATDDGPLKALAYPDLTGAPEPGDRVLLNVGALVMGLGTGGYALVVALPDRLPPDPAGDGTSRDAGHLVKARYTPLQAIRLGVDEEASPHREAMAAAESLDDMPVVTADLHSALPAVLAGIHADRPDARVAYVMTDGGALPAWFSRTLHGLRDHLAGTVTTGQAFGGDLEASTVHTGLLAARHVLHADVAIVAQGPGNLGTGTTWGFSGVALGEAVNAIVALGGRPVGSLRISDGDARPRHRGLSHHSLTAYGKVALVPADLPVPDDLAADLAKEVTDALAPLATLHRIVEVATHGLDAALLESPVKLSTMGRGLAEDHAYFVSAAVAGRHAASLLAP
- a CDS encoding cation diffusion facilitator family transporter is translated as MPAPAEPGAGGGPENESVGTVIVAGLANLVIAAAKFVAGLISGSAAMLSEAAHSLADTVTEVFLFVALRRGGKPADEEHPFGYGKESFVWAFIAALFTFIGGAGFSIYHGVTTIISGEHSGHYLISYIVLAVSFVAEGTSWLKAQRQVKGESERWGISKRRFLRLTSDTTVKAVYFEDSAALIGLLLAAAGIGLAQLTGSETWDGIASILIGLLLLVVATVLARANVSLLVGRAVPRRMHNQIADDLAALDVVTAVPTLLTMQLGPGEILVAAKVDFEDHITGGQIEEASDEAERRLRARYPGIRYVFLDPTRGRAGLNHRDGGVDL
- a CDS encoding helix-turn-helix transcriptional regulator; translation: MSRTRTERLVNLVICLLSTRRFLTAAQIAATVPGYEHDPEDPRDHEAFQRKFERDKAELRELGVPLETGLASAFDTEHGYRIAHREYALPDIPLEPDEAAAVGIAARLWQHAGLAAAASSGLAKLRAAGVEVDPQATLGVEPVVTVDPAFGPLTAAARARRAVTFSYRVPEVDEPSSRRLQPWGVVCWQGRWYVVGHDRDRDATRCFRLSRIVGSVRAVGPEGAFTPPADVDLISHVARWSGPTERTGRATVRVRPGRAAGLRRLAVETVPGPDGDRLTIPYSDVEWLASRLVGYGADVRADGPPELREAVIQQLKEVVARHEPAAAGAVS
- a CDS encoding helix-turn-helix transcriptional regulator — protein: MTPQQRTPAGRASADRLGRLLNLVPYLLARPGIAVAEAAADFRISERQLREDLELLWVCGLPGYGPGDLIDMALDGDRVTITYDAGIDRPLRLNPDEALALVVALRMLAETPGIGSRDAIERALAKIENAAGDLADAPVAVRLPANTQRVDAIRGIVERRHAMRITYYTPARDETTERIVDPMRVLMVGNRAYLEAWCRRAEGTRLFRLDRIDAFTELDEPAAPPARAVPHDVTDGVFHPGQDLPLVTVRVGRGSRWITEYYPCEEVRRDGDEWVVTMRVTDLGWAQRLLLGLGSDVTVVGPAALVERIREQAALALDQYAAPVTGKA
- the tatA gene encoding Sec-independent protein translocase subunit TatA, giving the protein MGALKPWHIAVFVVVLVLLFGAKRLPDAARSLGRSLRIIKAETKGLVDDDNTVAEKAEPQFSHQPLPPNGAQQGYQPGYQQQGYQQQPGQPYQQPGQPFQQQPQQPPAQPYVDPVQRTNDR
- the tatC gene encoding twin-arginine translocase subunit TatC, with the protein product MAISLRRQGPSKFQQAADGSMTLIDHVRELRNRLFWAAIGIVAGLIVGFLISEWVFDILREPYCSLDSSWIINSKGERVCNFVVLGVVDPLIVKLKIALWVGLIVGSPVWMFQLWAFVAPGLHRHERKWAYVFVSIAAPLFVGGVTLAYFVVKHSLAFIQKAGILGVTTQLEVSAYVGFVTNMLLIFGAAFEFPLVLLMLNFTGVVSARRLMSWWRVVVFLSFAFAAIATPDPGPFGMTLLATCMVLLYLIAVGVAAINDKRKGRGKEIYGDLDDDQISPLEEERVPVGVSDRVDAPAPVESPEPVAKPLPLESRFDDMT
- a CDS encoding diacylglycerol/lipid kinase family protein codes for the protein MSGRDDIAVLANPQAGRGRHRGLLSGIVDRLGAGGRPVRVLDARTAEDAEKLCHRAVAEGVTALVAVGGDGTLHRALQAVAGTPAGFGVVPAGTGNDFAAAVGVPSDPLQAAEAIAAALRAGRDRAVDLARVTTAAGDVRWFAAVLAAGFDAVVNERANRMRWPRGPRRYDLAIMLEMARLRARPYTLEIDGADHSFTGVLVAVGNCPSYGGGMRICPDADPGDGLLDVVIAGRLGRGALVRLKPRLRRGTHVSDPRVHSFRARRVRIDAPGIVGYADGERIAALPLDVGCEPGAVRLLL